From Flavobacterium arcticum, the proteins below share one genomic window:
- the tpiA gene encoding triose-phosphate isomerase has translation MRKKIVAGNWKMNNDSKQTSALLEELLAKRPEKTETKIVVAPTFINLQAAVKQVAGSNIIVAAQNMHQAESGAYTGEISVDMLKGINVNTVILGHSERRAYFGETNSLLAEKVNTALKHNVTIIFCFGEELADRQSGNHFNVVESQLKEGLFHIDENQWANIVLAYEPVWAIGTGETASPEQAQEMHAFIRTLIKDTISEKVAEETSILYGGSVKPNNANEIFSKPDVDGGLIGGAALKADDFLAIVNAI, from the coding sequence ATGAGAAAAAAAATTGTTGCCGGAAACTGGAAAATGAATAATGACAGTAAACAAACTTCGGCATTACTAGAAGAGTTATTAGCTAAAAGACCTGAAAAAACTGAAACAAAAATTGTTGTAGCACCTACGTTTATAAACTTACAAGCTGCTGTAAAGCAGGTTGCAGGAAGTAACATTATTGTTGCAGCACAAAATATGCATCAAGCCGAAAGCGGTGCTTATACAGGAGAGATATCTGTAGACATGCTTAAAGGTATTAATGTAAATACTGTAATTTTAGGACACTCGGAAAGAAGAGCCTACTTTGGTGAAACAAACAGCCTACTTGCCGAAAAAGTAAATACTGCCCTAAAACATAATGTTACTATTATATTTTGTTTTGGTGAAGAGCTTGCCGACAGACAATCGGGTAATCATTTTAATGTAGTAGAGTCACAGTTAAAAGAAGGGCTATTTCACATTGATGAAAACCAATGGGCTAATATAGTACTTGCTTATGAACCAGTTTGGGCAATAGGTACAGGCGAAACGGCATCGCCAGAACAAGCACAAGAAATGCATGCTTTTATACGTACACTTATAAAAGACACTATTAGCGAAAAAGTAGCCGAAGAAACATCTATATTATATGGTGGTAGTGTAAAACCTAATAATGCTAACGAAATATTCTCTAAACCAGATGTTGACGGTGGACTTATAGGCGGAGCTGCTCTAAAAGCAGATGATTTTCTTGCTATAGTAAATGCCATATAA
- a CDS encoding TlpA family protein disulfide reductase — MKKILLLPLILLAFTACKEEKKETPTTFTEAALNDTMTALDGTEMQFKEILEKYKGNPIVIDVWASWCPDCVKGMPKVHELQGKFPNAVYLFLSYDKTPESWKKGIEKYEAKGEHYLIGSAWKGGTFSESIELDWIPRYMLVDKESNIAFYYAKNADNEELIATLKTIQ, encoded by the coding sequence ATGAAAAAGATACTTTTATTACCCTTAATTCTATTAGCTTTTACAGCTTGTAAGGAAGAGAAAAAAGAAACCCCTACTACTTTTACCGAAGCAGCTCTTAATGATACAATGACAGCCTTAGATGGTACTGAAATGCAGTTTAAAGAAATACTTGAGAAGTATAAAGGAAACCCAATCGTTATAGATGTATGGGCATCATGGTGTCCTGACTGCGTTAAGGGTATGCCAAAAGTGCATGAGCTGCAAGGGAAATTTCCTAATGCCGTTTACTTATTTTTATCGTATGATAAAACACCTGAGTCTTGGAAAAAAGGAATTGAAAAATATGAAGCTAAAGGCGAACATTACCTTATAGGTTCTGCATGGAAAGGCGGAACGTTTAGTGAATCTATTGAACTAGATTGGATACCGCGATACATGCTTGTAGATAAAGAAAGTAATATTGCTTTTTACTATGCTAAAAATGCTGATAACGAAGAACTAATTGCCACATTAAAAACGATACAATAA
- a CDS encoding ABC transporter permease, producing MLKYLLYKTGYALLTLFGVVTVIFFLFTVLPGDPARMMLDQNENSEQLAIIKKKYGFDKPVTTQYLYYLNDLSPISFHSTDQDDYTYLSEGKYNAVKLFTTGGTTTVLKTPYLRESFQKSGKAVTQVIGDTLPNTIVLAFSAIIIAIIIGIFLGIVSALNKDTWLDRMIALVSTLGMSLPSFFAAILFAWVFGFLLHKYTHLNMTGSLYEVDDFGEGTYIQWKNLILPAIVLGIRPLGVVIQLMRNSLLEVMGQDYIRTARAKGLSEIRIIRKHALKNALNPVVTAISGWFASMLAGAVFVEYIFGWNGLGKEVVEALNTLDLPVIMGAVLVIATTFVIINILVDIIYAWLDPKIRLE from the coding sequence TTGCTAAAGTACTTATTATACAAAACAGGATATGCACTACTTACACTCTTTGGGGTAGTAACGGTCATATTCTTTTTGTTTACAGTACTACCTGGCGACCCAGCACGAATGATGCTCGATCAAAATGAGAACAGCGAACAGCTTGCTATCATTAAGAAAAAATATGGCTTTGATAAGCCAGTAACTACACAGTACCTGTACTACTTAAACGACTTATCGCCTATCTCTTTTCATAGTACTGACCAAGATGATTATACTTACTTATCGGAAGGGAAATATAATGCTGTAAAACTGTTTACAACTGGCGGTACAACTACTGTACTTAAAACACCTTACCTGCGTGAGAGTTTCCAGAAAAGTGGTAAAGCGGTAACACAGGTAATTGGCGATACATTACCCAACACTATAGTGCTAGCATTTAGTGCCATTATAATTGCTATTATCATCGGGATATTTTTAGGTATTGTATCGGCACTTAATAAAGATACTTGGCTTGACAGAATGATTGCCCTCGTGAGTACATTAGGCATGAGCCTTCCCTCCTTTTTTGCAGCTATACTATTTGCATGGGTATTTGGTTTTTTACTACACAAGTACACCCATTTAAACATGACAGGTAGCCTGTATGAAGTTGATGATTTTGGCGAGGGAACATACATACAATGGAAAAACCTTATACTACCCGCTATAGTATTGGGCATACGCCCGCTAGGGGTTGTTATACAACTTATGCGAAACTCATTGCTAGAAGTTATGGGGCAAGACTACATCCGTACCGCAAGAGCTAAAGGACTTAGTGAAATCCGCATTATAAGAAAACACGCGCTTAAAAATGCACTTAACCCTGTAGTTACAGCTATATCAGGTTGGTTTGCCTCTATGCTTGCAGGAGCTGTTTTTGTAGAGTATATCTTCGGGTGGAATGGCTTAGGCAAAGAGGTTGTCGAAGCACTTAACACACTCGACTTACCTGTAATAATGGGAGCAGTTCTAGTAATTGCTACCACATTTGTAATTATTAATATTCTAGTAGATATTATATATGCTTGGCTCGATCCGAAAATACGACTAGAATAA
- a CDS encoding MauE/DoxX family redox-associated membrane protein, with amino-acid sequence MKKYLLVILRIVIAFLFIISAVAKMYPSPYFAITTFEVKQLYVLGFSESFAPYFSRTLIGLELALGLLILQPHFLKRIVIPATILMLLVFTIHLTIDTIQNGGTSGNCGCFGSLLPMTPIEAIIKNVVAVLLLVYLSRLLKHSRDRKNFWILTTVTFAAILSVFMLAPIRPQSAATSTITQETLEAEVAVSTGDAPAPIQSAYAQYFPNIDKGKKIVALFAPGCEHCRDTAKELTELKSKDPNFPEIRIIFMDEEADLIPEFFEFAGAEYPYQIVDILGFWKILDDTKDTPGVVYLWNGNIIKDWDGINERHFVAEELIELLDKPYSEISK; translated from the coding sequence ATGAAGAAATATCTACTTGTAATACTAAGAATCGTTATAGCCTTTTTGTTTATCATTTCGGCAGTAGCCAAAATGTATCCATCACCTTACTTTGCTATTACCACATTTGAGGTTAAGCAACTGTATGTACTAGGCTTTTCTGAAAGTTTTGCCCCATATTTCTCAAGAACTTTAATAGGACTAGAACTAGCATTAGGGTTATTGATACTACAACCGCACTTTTTAAAACGTATCGTTATTCCTGCAACAATACTAATGCTTTTAGTATTTACTATACACCTTACTATAGATACTATTCAAAATGGCGGTACAAGTGGTAACTGTGGTTGTTTTGGCAGCCTCCTACCTATGACACCTATAGAGGCTATTATAAAAAATGTAGTAGCTGTACTACTATTAGTATATCTATCTCGATTATTAAAACACAGTCGTGACAGAAAAAATTTCTGGATACTTACTACAGTAACTTTTGCAGCTATACTAAGCGTGTTTATGTTAGCGCCTATACGTCCGCAAAGTGCAGCTACGAGTACTATAACTCAAGAAACATTAGAAGCAGAAGTTGCTGTTTCCACAGGCGATGCTCCTGCCCCAATACAATCGGCTTACGCGCAATATTTCCCTAATATTGATAAAGGTAAAAAAATTGTTGCTCTTTTTGCCCCAGGATGTGAGCATTGTAGAGATACTGCTAAAGAGCTGACTGAACTAAAAAGTAAAGACCCAAACTTTCCTGAAATCCGTATTATTTTTATGGATGAAGAAGCCGACCTTATTCCTGAGTTTTTTGAATTTGCAGGCGCCGAATACCCATATCAGATAGTTGATATACTTGGTTTTTGGAAAATATTAGATGATACTAAAGATACTCCAGGGGTAGTTTACCTATGGAATGGTAACATTATTAAAGACTGGGATGGTATTAATGAAAGACACTTTGTTGCCGAAGAGTTAATTGAACTTTTAGATAAGCCTTACTCTGAAATAAGTAAATAA
- a CDS encoding DUF1599 domain-containing protein, which translates to MSNTSAEYDSVIAVCRELYTNKMKDYGSAWRILRLPSLTDQIFIKAQRIRSLQENDIRKVDEDETGEFIGIINYSIMALIQLDKGIAVQPDLNAEEATKLYDEKIQLTKSLMEAKNHDYGEAWRDMRVSSLTDLILQKILRVKQIEDNKGKTLVSEGIDANYQDMINYAVFALIHMGFAQ; encoded by the coding sequence ATGAGTAATACATCAGCCGAATATGACAGTGTTATAGCCGTATGCAGGGAACTGTACACTAACAAAATGAAAGATTACGGAAGTGCATGGCGCATATTGCGACTGCCATCGCTTACCGACCAGATTTTTATAAAAGCACAACGCATTCGTAGCCTTCAGGAAAATGATATTCGTAAAGTGGATGAAGATGAAACAGGTGAGTTTATCGGCATTATTAACTACTCTATAATGGCACTTATCCAGTTGGATAAAGGTATTGCGGTTCAACCCGACCTTAATGCAGAGGAAGCTACAAAACTGTATGACGAAAAAATACAGCTTACCAAATCGTTAATGGAAGCTAAGAACCATGACTATGGCGAGGCATGGCGCGATATGAGAGTAAGCTCTTTAACTGACCTGATTCTTCAAAAAATACTCCGTGTAAAACAAATAGAAGATAATAAGGGTAAAACTTTAGTATCTGAGGGAATAGACGCGAACTATCAGGATATGATTAACTATGCTGTATTCGCATTAATCCACATGGGGTTTGCGCAATAA
- the folP gene encoding dihydropteroate synthase — protein MLINCKGTLIDLSQPKIMGILNCTPDSFYDGGKYKNENEFLHQAERLLNEGADFIDIGAYSSKPNAEFVSTTEELQRIVPVVELLLKHFPDTLISIDTFRAEVAKACVEVGASIINDISAGLLDDKMLEIVGQLKVPYIMMHMRGTPQTMTKLTQYDDIVKEMLFYFSQRIEAARSYGIDDIIIDPGFGFAKTLEQNYEVLQKMELFKMIELPILAGVSRKSMIYKLLGITPQEALNGTTVLNTVALTKGATILRVHDVKEAVEMIKIFRQLDV, from the coding sequence ATGCTCATCAATTGCAAAGGCACACTTATAGACCTCTCTCAACCCAAAATAATGGGTATATTAAACTGTACACCCGATTCGTTTTATGATGGTGGTAAGTATAAAAATGAGAATGAATTTTTACATCAGGCAGAGCGTTTATTAAACGAAGGAGCTGATTTTATAGATATTGGTGCGTACTCCTCTAAGCCTAATGCTGAATTTGTGAGTACTACCGAAGAATTACAGCGTATAGTACCTGTAGTGGAATTACTATTGAAACATTTTCCTGACACACTTATCTCTATAGATACTTTTCGGGCTGAGGTGGCAAAAGCTTGTGTAGAAGTAGGAGCAAGTATAATAAATGATATTTCGGCGGGACTACTTGATGATAAAATGCTCGAAATCGTAGGGCAATTAAAAGTACCCTACATAATGATGCATATGCGTGGTACACCGCAAACCATGACAAAGCTCACGCAATATGATGATATTGTAAAAGAAATGTTGTTTTATTTTTCGCAACGTATTGAAGCTGCACGAAGTTACGGTATTGACGATATAATTATCGATCCTGGGTTTGGTTTTGCTAAAACATTAGAACAGAACTATGAGGTACTGCAAAAAATGGAATTGTTTAAAATGATAGAGTTACCCATATTAGCAGGCGTATCACGAAAATCGATGATATATAAATTACTCGGTATAACACCACAAGAAGCCCTTAATGGTACTACTGTTCTAAATACTGTAGCATTAACCAAAGGTGCTACTATACTGCGTGTACACGATGTAAAGGAAGCGGTTGAGATGATTAAAATATTTAGACAACTGGATGTTTAA
- the rlmH gene encoding 23S rRNA (pseudouridine(1915)-N(3))-methyltransferase RlmH, with protein MNIKLLAIGKTDNKALQTLIDDYMKRLSFYVKFDLEIIPDIKNVKNLSEAQQKEKEGDLILGKLSPTDQLVLLDENGKNFSSVGFSEELQKKMNSGIKTLVFVIGGPYGFSDAIYSKAQGKISLSAMTFSHQMVRLFFIEQVYRAFTILRNEPYHHQ; from the coding sequence ATGAACATTAAACTTCTTGCCATAGGCAAAACCGACAATAAAGCACTGCAAACACTTATAGACGATTATATGAAGCGATTGTCGTTTTATGTAAAGTTTGATTTGGAGATTATCCCCGACATTAAAAATGTAAAAAACCTTAGCGAAGCACAACAAAAAGAAAAAGAAGGCGATCTTATTTTAGGTAAACTCTCCCCTACTGACCAATTGGTCTTATTAGATGAAAACGGTAAAAATTTCAGTAGTGTAGGTTTTTCCGAAGAATTGCAAAAAAAGATGAACTCTGGTATAAAAACACTTGTTTTTGTTATTGGAGGTCCTTATGGCTTTTCGGATGCCATATATAGCAAAGCACAAGGGAAAATATCATTATCAGCAATGACATTTTCACATCAAATGGTACGCTTATTTTTTATTGAGCAGGTATATAGGGCTTTTACGATATTGAGAAATGAGCCCTATCATCATCAATAA
- a CDS encoding tetratricopeptide repeat protein, with translation MIKRLLKLMLLCFFLTSCNQNKISDTDIKKAQKLSKEGMEYSLSGEKEKALEKYKEAFKINSKNLNYLSYIIGIYVEQKDFKKAFETLEELPVEDKKSVFYYQTKAAIYALKKDYKSAKLNFQKAYKTAEPIGASDIEDEYDLMPLTGHAMLETYAGHKDKALERLNETLKLDWLSESNIMYIEQIRNEIEYYRDIRFDDFSFSDDITICTTNVDSLEKILYKNHINSTGSSSSGKIYIAEKFRRGLNKLNITPCKDSIN, from the coding sequence ATGATAAAAAGATTATTAAAATTGATGTTACTGTGTTTTTTTCTAACAAGTTGTAATCAAAATAAAATATCTGACACTGATATAAAAAAAGCACAAAAACTCAGTAAAGAAGGTATGGAGTATTCTTTGTCAGGAGAAAAAGAAAAAGCTCTTGAAAAATATAAGGAGGCTTTTAAAATTAATAGTAAAAACTTAAATTACCTATCTTATATAATTGGTATTTATGTTGAACAAAAAGATTTTAAAAAGGCTTTTGAAACTTTAGAAGAACTACCTGTAGAGGATAAAAAATCTGTTTTTTATTATCAAACGAAAGCTGCTATATATGCATTAAAAAAAGATTATAAATCAGCGAAATTAAATTTCCAAAAAGCATATAAAACAGCTGAACCCATAGGCGCATCTGATATAGAAGATGAATATGACCTTATGCCCTTAACAGGTCATGCTATGTTAGAAACATATGCCGGACATAAAGATAAAGCTCTTGAAAGACTAAACGAAACATTAAAATTGGACTGGTTATCTGAAAGCAACATTATGTACATTGAACAAATAAGAAATGAAATTGAATATTATAGAGATATAAGATTTGATGATTTTTCTTTTTCTGATGATATTACTATATGTACTACAAATGTTGATAGTTTAGAAAAAATCCTTTACAAAAATCACATCAATAGTACAGGTAGCAGTAGTAGTGGAAAAATATATATTGCAGAGAAATTTCGTAGAGGATTAAATAAGCTAAACATTACTCCCTGTAAAGATTCTATTAACTAA
- the ligA gene encoding NAD-dependent DNA ligase LigA — MDTLQKITALREELHLHNHNYYVLDAPVISDLEFDMKLKELQQLEAKHPEYFDEDSPTQRVGGSITKNFNTIQHEYRMYSLDNGYSKEELQDWEQRVHKGLGTTEVTYTCELKYDGASISLTYENGKLSKAVTRGDGFQGDEITNNIKTIRSVPLKLKGDYPEKFDIRGEIILPLEGFAKMNQELIEIGETPYSNPRNTASGSLKLQDSALVAKRPLDCLLYSIIGNNLSFNSQFEGLEKAREWGFKAPKEATLAKNINEVFTFIDYWDTHRHNLPYETDGVVVKVNDLHQQEELGYTAKSPRWAIAYKFKAEQAATILHTITYQVGRTGAITPVANLEPVQLAGTIVKRASLHNADQIAKLDVREGDTVFVEKGGEIIPKIIKVDFEKRPTNSTETQYITHCPECDTKLIRKEGEAQHYCPNFYGCPPQIIGRIQHYISRKAMDIEGLGGETVALLFNAGLIENYADLYDLKKEQVIPLERMAEKSAENLINGIEKSKEIPFERVLYALGIRYVGETVAKKLAKHYKSIDNLANASLMDLVLVDEIGERIAQSVIDFFYNEKNRVLIERLKEYGVQLEAQELEDTSVSDKLAGQVLVVSGVFSKFSRDELKKAIEDNGGKVGSSISSKTNYVVAGDNMGPAKLEKAKKLGVAIISEDDFITMINN, encoded by the coding sequence ATGGATACCCTTCAAAAAATAACAGCATTGCGCGAAGAACTGCATCTGCATAATCATAATTATTATGTACTTGATGCCCCTGTAATTTCTGATTTGGAATTCGATATGAAGCTGAAAGAATTACAGCAACTCGAAGCAAAACATCCTGAATATTTTGATGAAGACTCTCCTACCCAACGTGTAGGCGGAAGCATTACCAAAAACTTTAATACCATACAGCACGAGTACCGCATGTACTCGTTAGATAATGGTTATTCTAAAGAGGAGCTACAAGACTGGGAGCAACGGGTACATAAGGGGTTAGGTACTACTGAAGTTACTTATACCTGTGAATTGAAGTATGACGGTGCATCTATAAGCCTGACGTATGAAAATGGTAAACTCAGTAAAGCTGTTACTCGTGGAGATGGGTTTCAAGGCGATGAAATAACCAACAATATAAAAACCATACGCTCAGTACCTTTAAAACTGAAAGGCGACTATCCTGAAAAATTTGATATTCGTGGTGAAATTATATTACCGCTAGAAGGTTTTGCTAAAATGAATCAGGAGCTTATAGAAATAGGCGAAACACCCTACTCTAACCCACGTAATACAGCATCGGGCAGTTTAAAATTACAAGACAGTGCATTGGTAGCCAAGCGACCGCTTGACTGTCTCCTCTACTCTATTATTGGTAATAACCTGTCTTTCAACTCTCAGTTTGAGGGATTGGAAAAAGCCCGTGAATGGGGCTTTAAAGCACCAAAAGAAGCAACATTAGCAAAGAACATTAATGAAGTTTTTACTTTTATAGATTACTGGGATACACATCGTCATAACCTACCTTATGAAACAGATGGTGTAGTCGTAAAAGTTAATGACCTTCACCAACAGGAAGAGCTGGGCTATACCGCCAAATCACCACGTTGGGCAATAGCCTATAAGTTTAAAGCCGAACAGGCAGCTACTATATTACATACTATTACCTACCAAGTGGGACGCACAGGAGCTATTACTCCTGTTGCCAACTTAGAACCTGTACAACTTGCAGGCACTATTGTAAAACGTGCCTCGTTACACAATGCCGACCAGATAGCAAAACTAGATGTTCGCGAAGGCGATACGGTATTTGTAGAAAAAGGTGGCGAAATAATCCCGAAAATTATAAAAGTAGATTTTGAGAAGCGCCCTACCAACTCTACTGAAACACAATACATAACCCATTGCCCTGAATGTGATACTAAACTGATACGGAAAGAAGGCGAAGCACAACACTATTGCCCTAATTTTTACGGATGTCCTCCGCAGATAATTGGTAGGATACAACATTATATTTCGCGTAAAGCCATGGATATTGAAGGGCTTGGCGGAGAAACCGTTGCGCTTCTTTTCAATGCGGGACTAATAGAAAATTATGCTGACTTGTACGACCTGAAAAAAGAGCAGGTAATTCCGTTAGAGCGTATGGCAGAGAAATCGGCTGAGAACCTCATCAACGGTATTGAAAAATCAAAAGAAATACCTTTCGAGCGCGTACTATATGCTTTGGGTATTCGCTATGTAGGCGAAACCGTTGCAAAAAAACTTGCCAAACATTATAAAAGTATTGATAACCTTGCCAATGCTTCACTCATGGATTTAGTATTAGTTGATGAAATTGGTGAACGCATTGCACAAAGTGTCATTGACTTTTTCTATAACGAAAAAAACAGAGTACTTATAGAGCGATTAAAAGAATATGGTGTTCAACTTGAAGCTCAGGAATTAGAAGATACTAGCGTGAGTGATAAACTCGCAGGACAAGTACTTGTGGTTTCGGGTGTATTCTCGAAATTCTCACGTGATGAACTTAAAAAAGCTATTGAAGATAACGGCGGTAAAGTAGGTAGCTCTATCTCTTCTAAAACTAACTATGTGGTAGCAGGCGATAATATGGGACCTGCCAAGTTAGAAAAAGCAAAAAAATTAGGAGTTGCCATTATAAGCGAAGATGATTTTATTACCATGATTAACAACTAA
- a CDS encoding DUF6495 family protein, whose product MKYTRLTKEQLEELHQEFIRFLASQQIDKAEWDKLKQEKPEVAEQEIDVFSDLIWDSVLDKAKWLEFYSKNHIFLFKMDEEKMESIIIHAHAPHADFLTKEGLLWLNENLFSEEVKVTRGTKSFGEDRKAEIFKLIEDGAILTEGEIYKQFEDMF is encoded by the coding sequence ATGAAATATACTCGCCTTACTAAAGAACAGCTTGAAGAACTACATCAAGAGTTTATCCGTTTCCTTGCATCACAACAAATAGACAAAGCAGAGTGGGATAAACTAAAGCAAGAAAAACCTGAAGTTGCCGAGCAAGAAATTGATGTATTTAGCGACCTTATATGGGACTCTGTATTAGATAAAGCAAAATGGCTAGAATTCTATTCTAAAAACCATATTTTCTTATTTAAAATGGATGAAGAAAAAATGGAAAGCATTATTATACATGCTCACGCCCCTCATGCTGATTTTCTTACAAAAGAAGGATTGCTTTGGCTTAACGAAAATTTATTTTCAGAAGAAGTAAAAGTCACACGTGGTACTAAATCTTTTGGCGAAGACAGAAAAGCTGAAATATTTAAACTCATAGAAGACGGCGCTATACTAACCGAAGGCGAAATATACAAGCAATTTGAAGATATGTTTTAA
- the rplI gene encoding 50S ribosomal protein L9 — protein sequence MELILKQDVQNLGFKDDIVTVKPGYGRNFLIPQGFAHMATPTARKVLAENLKQRAFKEQKIVDDAKKIAEAIKALEIKITAKAGGDKLFGSVTNADIADVLNKNGQSIDKKYITSGIVKRTGKYTASVRLHREVIVELPFEIVAEQA from the coding sequence ATGGAACTTATACTTAAACAAGACGTACAGAATTTAGGATTTAAAGATGATATTGTTACAGTAAAACCAGGATATGGTCGTAACTTTTTAATTCCTCAAGGATTTGCTCACATGGCAACTCCTACAGCTAGAAAAGTATTAGCTGAGAACTTAAAACAAAGAGCTTTTAAAGAGCAAAAAATAGTAGATGATGCTAAGAAAATTGCTGAAGCTATAAAAGCACTTGAGATAAAAATTACTGCTAAAGCAGGTGGCGATAAACTATTTGGTTCTGTAACCAATGCTGATATTGCTGACGTTTTAAACAAAAATGGACAGTCTATCGACAAGAAGTATATTACTAGCGGTATCGTAAAACGTACTGGTAAATATACTGCTAGCGTAAGACTTCATAGAGAAGTTATCGTTGAACTTCCGTTTGAAATCGTTGCTGAACAAGCGTAA
- the rpsR gene encoding 30S ribosomal protein S18: protein MSSIEQSAKGKKDGDIRYLTPLNIETNKTKKYCRFKKSGIKYVDYKDPDFLLKFVNEQGKILPRRLTGTSLKYQRKVSVAVKRARHLALMPYVADLLK, encoded by the coding sequence ATGTCAAGTATAGAGCAGTCAGCTAAAGGAAAAAAAGATGGGGATATTAGATATCTTACACCTTTAAACATAGAGACGAACAAGACTAAAAAGTATTGCCGTTTCAAAAAATCAGGTATCAAATATGTAGATTATAAAGATCCTGACTTTTTATTGAAGTTTGTTAACGAGCAAGGTAAAATACTTCCTCGTCGCCTTACTGGTACTTCTTTAAAATACCAAAGAAAAGTGTCTGTAGCCGTAAAAAGAGCACGTCATTTAGCATTAATGCCATATGTGGCTGATTTATTAAAATAA
- the rpsF gene encoding 30S ribosomal protein S6, translating into MNNYETVFILNPVLSETQVKETVSKFEDYLTSKGAEIVAKEDWGLKKLAYEIQHKKSGFYHLFEFKAPADILIGFETEFRRDERIMRFLTVALDKHAISWAERRRDKLKAKAN; encoded by the coding sequence ATGAACAACTATGAAACTGTTTTCATCTTGAATCCCGTTTTATCTGAAACCCAGGTAAAGGAAACAGTAAGTAAGTTTGAAGATTATCTTACTTCTAAAGGGGCCGAGATCGTGGCAAAAGAAGACTGGGGGCTAAAAAAATTAGCTTACGAAATCCAGCACAAGAAAAGTGGTTTTTACCACCTATTTGAATTTAAAGCTCCTGCGGATATCCTTATAGGATTTGAAACTGAGTTTAGACGTGATGAGAGAATTATGCGTTTCTTAACCGTAGCTCTTGACAAACACGCTATTTCATGGGCAGAAAGAAGAAGAGATAAACTAAAAGCTAAAGCAAACTAA
- a CDS encoding LytR/AlgR family response regulator transcription factor, protein MKLNCVVVDDSTIHRITIAKLVSEHPDLNLVGDFSNASETRNCILNKAVDLLFLDIEMPVQSGFDLLDGLKARPQIIFVSAKSDYALRAFEYAAIDYLHKPLTKDRFNKAAQKAIELHQMKKETPEEEGEFIFVKSNLKNLKIYIGRIKWVEAFGDYIKIITEDGTHLVLSTMKAFEAELPEDKFLRVHKSFIVNIDRVERFNSRFAEIGSTQIPLSRNKKDNLANAVNKASQSQ, encoded by the coding sequence ATGAAACTTAACTGTGTAGTTGTTGACGACAGCACCATACATAGAATAACTATTGCCAAGCTGGTGAGTGAACATCCCGACCTTAACCTTGTTGGTGATTTTTCTAATGCTTCAGAAACACGTAATTGTATTCTTAATAAGGCCGTTGACTTACTTTTTCTAGATATTGAAATGCCTGTTCAAAGTGGTTTTGACTTGCTTGATGGACTTAAGGCTAGACCACAAATAATATTTGTGTCTGCTAAATCAGATTATGCTTTGCGCGCTTTTGAGTATGCTGCTATAGATTATTTACATAAACCTTTAACAAAAGATCGATTTAATAAAGCAGCCCAAAAGGCTATTGAATTACATCAGATGAAAAAAGAAACACCTGAGGAAGAAGGGGAGTTTATTTTTGTGAAAAGTAATTTAAAGAACCTTAAAATATATATTGGACGCATTAAATGGGTTGAAGCCTTTGGTGATTACATTAAGATTATTACAGAAGATGGTACTCATTTAGTGCTTTCTACAATGAAAGCTTTTGAGGCAGAACTTCCTGAAGATAAATTTTTAAGAGTTCACAAATCATTTATCGTTAATATTGATAGAGTAGAGCGTTTTAATAGTCGATTTGCCGAAATAGGTAGTACTCAAATACCACTTAGTCGTAATAAAAAGGATAATCTTGCTAACGCAGTCAATAAAGCTTCTCAATCTCAATAA